The DNA window GTCTGTTTTTCTAAGAAGAATAGCTTTCATTTGTTGTTATTTATTATTTCGTTCGATCATTTGTTCTTTCGTATAAATAATACGCATTGGATTTCCTCCAACAAAACAGCCTTCTGGAACGTCCGCATTCACAAGTGTGGCAGCAGAAACAATTGCATCATTACCAATTGACACTCCTGGTAGTATGGTAGTATTTGCGCCGATTAATACTCGATCACCAATTATGACATCACCTATTCGATACTCATCTATTAAATATTCATGCGCTAATATCGTAGTATTATATCCAA is part of the Psychrobacillus sp. FSL H8-0483 genome and encodes:
- a CDS encoding acyltransferase, coding for MRRTERYPVSGANSLWHVFDTVPFWKVVKNFIFIQAARYSPFLSWKNFFYRSFLKMEVGKETSFALMVMVDVMFPERIKVGDNSIIGYNTTILAHEYLIDEYRIGDVIIGDRVLIGANTTILPGVSIGNDAIVSAATLVNADVPEGCFVGGNPMRIIYTKEQMIERNNK